In Candidatus Glassbacteria bacterium, the sequence TACGCCTCAAATAAGAGAAGCTATAGAATCTTTTTTTAGATATTGGCTTCCAATACATACTGAAGAAGAAGAACTGAACTTATTTCACTATACCACTCAAGAAGGCTTAACAGGAATTCTACACAGCCGTTCAATATGGTGCAGTGATATAAGTACTTTAAATGATCCAGAGGAATTGCAGTATGGTAAAAAATTGGTAGATAGCAAATTGAAAGAAAACATTGCAAAAGAAAGTAATGATCATATTGTAAAATTATTAAAAAGAATAGAAATGCATGTGAATGACTTTGATACATACCACAAAGTCTATATCGCATGTTTCTGTGAAAATGATAATTTATTGAGCCAATGGAGAATCTATGCGTCTAGAGGTGGTGGATTTAATCTCGGCTTGTCAATAAATGACAACACAAAGTATTCCCATAATGTTAATGATATAGGCGATACATCATATATCATATTGAGGAAAATAATATATGAGTACAGCCATCAAGAAGACATAATATCAAAATACATCTCAAATATAATGGATGGATCAAAGAAAGCTTTGGCGTGGTTTGATGAACATGGTTGTATTCCTGAAGCTTGGGCAGACATAGCCGCTCTGGAATCAATAAACGTACTCATTGATATAGTTACAACACTAAAAAACCCTGTGTTTCATGAGGAAAAGGAGTGGAGATTAATTAAATTCATGGAACCAGATTTTCGTCTTGGTCTCTTAAATTTTAGAAATGTAAATAATAGCATTACTCCATATCTAAATACTTTTTTATACGAAGATGCAGGCGATAAAATGGTATTCCCCCTCAAAAAGATAAAAATTGGACCAATGCTTGAGGAAGATAGTACAAAGGAAAAATTAAAATTGCTTGTAAAAAGTAAATCTGAGATTCAGAGCAAAATATATTTAGATGAAGGGAATGTTGAAATTTCAGGGGCAGGATTCAGCCTTAGATCGTAAATAACATACGATATAAAATTTTGGATTTCGTTCGAATCATCACCCCCCACTCTCCCAGAAATCCCAGATCATCGTAAACAAACCGTCCACGCTGTCCTGCAGATGGTGGCCGCCCTCGCCTTTCAGCAGCAGCACCCCGCTCCCGCCGCGGCAGCGGTCGTAGCAGAACCCGGTGATCCGGTCACCGACAGTTTTGATGGACGGTTCTCCCCCGCAACCCAGCGCACCGGCCCACAGCCCGGCCATTCTACCGGGTCTTCAGCTCCGCGCCTCCAGGCTGATATCCATGTTCAACTCATCGCACAGCTCAGCCAGCTCGGCCCGCAGCTTTTTCAACGGTACCTCGCCGGGGATTTCCGCATCCAGGACCATCCGGAACATCGGCGTACCGGTGACCGGCGCGTTGCTGGCCTCGGTTTCGAGGTTATCGATATTGACCCCGAACCGCGCCAGCAGTTCGGTGACCCGGAACACAATCCCCGTGCGGTCCATTCCGACCACGGTCAACTCATAAGGGATTCCCTCTTTGACCTTGTAGCCCGTCTTCTCGGCGGTGGGACGGATACTCAGCGAAAGCCCGGTCTCTTTTTCCAGCTCGGGAAGGCTGGCGGAGAATCCGGACACCGCCGCCGCCTCGCCCTCGATCAGCACCAGGATCGCGAATTCACCGCCCAGCACCGCCATCCTGCTGTCCTCGATACTGCAACCGGCGTTGAACGCCGCCCCGCTTATCGCCCTGGCGATACCCGGCTTGTCGGGGCCCACGCCGGAAAGCACTACGTATTCGCTCATCACTGCCTCTTTCGGTTTTCCAGTCCACTGTTGGCATTGTCGGTCCGCCGGATTATACTTGTATTGTTAAGATATCCATCCGGCCGGAGTTTATGCAAGTGGATGGGCCTGGCGGCAGCCATTCCCGTTCAATAACCGTGACAGTGACAATTACCGATTCCGCCGGAGTGGCGGTCCCGCTGGAGCAGTTCGCAACTGATCTCTGTGGTGTGGAGCAGGTCCAGCCCGCCTGTGTGCGCACCGCGCAGATTGTCGGGTTGCTGGCGTTAGTGCTGGTTGGAGTTGTCGCATTTTACTTTTCCGTCAGATAAGGAATCATTTGTGCCCAAGCTGCTGCTGATCATCCTCCTGCTGGCGCCCTTTGTCGCCTGGGACGCCGCGAGTTATGTCCTGCGCCAGCGCGGCGACACCAGCCCGGCGCGGCGCCAGGAAATCCTGCGCCATTTCAGCGAGCGGCAGATCGAAACCGGCAGGCAGCATCTAGTACGCCACAACAAACTCATGCCGTTCTACCGGGTGATATTCTACCTGTTCTACGGCCTCCTGCTGTTCGCCGGTCTGGGTGGGCGGCTTGAAACCGGGTTGCTGGGCGTGGCGGGAGGGAGATGGTGGGCCGCCCTACCGCTGTTCGTACTGATTCTGCTCGTTGCCCAGACCCTGCTCTATGTTCCGTTTTCAGCTTACCGGGAATTCGTGATCGAGCGCGAGATGGGCCTGAGCACGATCACCGCGGGCACCTGGATCGCCGACCGGTTCAAGACCCTGGCGCTCAACTGGCTGATCGCCACGCTGGTCGCCCTGCCCGTGCTGTGGCTGGTGCGCTCGCTGCCCGGTTCGTGGCCCCTGCCGGCGGCCGGGGTGATCCTGGCGCTCAGCGCGTTCGGGATCTGGATCACTCCCTTGATTATCGATCCGCTGTTCAACAAGTTCACTCCGCTGGAGGACAGCCGCCTGGAGGAGGATATCCGCGACCTCGGCGCCGGGGCCGGGCTGAATGTCGACAAGGTGTACGTGATGGACGCCAGCAGGCGCTCGCTGTACCTCAATGCCTATTTCACTGGGCTGGGCAACAGCCGCCGGGTTGTGCTCTATGACAATCTGGTGCGGGAATGCGGCCACGATGAGATCCTCAGCGTGGTGGCCCACGAGCTTGGGCACTGGCGGCACAACCATATCACCAAGGGGTTCCTGCTGGAGGCGGCGGGCGTAACTGTCGGGCTGTGGCTGCTGTGGTGGCTGTTGAACTCGGCGGGGGTCAGGAGCTTTTTCGGGCTGAGCGCGCCGGGCAGCCTGACCCTGGTTGTCCTGCTGCCGTTCCTGCTCAGTCTGGGCGGGACACTGGTTTCCCCGGCCATCAGCGCAATCAGCCGCCGGTTCGAACGTCAGGCCGACACCGCCGCGCTGGAGCTGACCGGGAACCCCGAGGCGTTTATCAGCCTGGAGAAACGGCTGGTCGAGCACGCCAAGGCCGACCTCCTGCGCCCGGAACTGCTGCACGTGTTCTACGGGAGCCACCCCCTGCCCGAAGAGCGGATCGAACGGGCCGAAAACTGGGCCATCTCCCGCTGACAGGCGTGCTGGCATGCCACGGCGTCCTTGAAAAAAATCGGCAATCTGTTTAACTTTATCCTCTGCCCGTGCAACAAATCCCCGACAACAGGTATGAGAAACAGGAGTAAGTTAGATGAGCAAGCCCAAGGTTGTTATCTCCGACTGCGACCACGGCACGGTGGAAGCCGAGAAGGAAGTTTTCGAGCAGGCCGGACTGGATTGGGAACTGCTGGACTGCCGGCGCGAGGACCAGGTGATCGAACAATGCGCCGGGGCGGCCGGTATCTTAAGCCAGTACGCGCCGATCAAGAAAGATGCGATCGCCGCGCTGAGCGGGCTGAAAGTGCTCAGCCGCTACGGCGTGGGGGTCGATAACCTGGACCTACCGGCCGCCACCGCAGCCGGGGTGGCTGTCTGCAACGTGCCCGATTACTGCCAGGACGAGGTCAGCACGCACGCAATGGCCCTGCTGCTGGATATCGTCCGTGGGGTCACCGCCCTGCACGTGGATGTCGATGCGGGCGGCTGGGACTTCCGGATCGCCGGCAGCGTGCCCCGCACCGCCGGACGAACCCTGGGCCTGATCGGCTTCGGCGCAATCGCCAGGATGACCGCGCGCAAGGCGCTGGGCTTCGGCATCAAAGTGCTGGCGTTCGATCCCTATGTCAAAGAAACCGACCTGGACGTGGAGTTGACCGACTTGGACAGCCTGCTGGGCGCCAGCGATTTTATCAGCCTTCACGCCCCCCTGACCGATGAGACGACGAAGATGATCAACGCCGAAACGCTGTCCAGGATGAAAGACGGCGTCTACCTGGTCAACACCAGCCGTGGCGGGCTGGTGGACGAGGCCGCGCTGGCCGAGGCCGCGAAAAGCGGCAAGGTAGCCGCCGCCGGACTGGACGTGCTGACCAATGAACCGCCGGAGCACGGCAATCCGCTGGTCGGGCTGAAAAACGTGATCCTTACGCCCCACACCTCGTTTTTCTCCGACGACTCGTTTGTGGAGCTCAAGCGCAAGGCGGCGATGAGCATGGTGGAGGTAATCGAGGGCAGGGAAGTCAGTTACTGCCTCAATCCGGACGTTCTGAAGGGCTGATGTCAAATCCCGCGGCAGGCCACGCCGCAGGCTGCCAACTTGACATCAACTCTTATTTATATGATAATATTCTGGTAGCTTTGATCTTGCTTTTTGCCTTCTCAGCCCGCTGTTTCGGGCCGGGGAAAGGACCGCCAAGACTTTCGTGAGCATGCCGATGGCCGGTAACGAACCGAAAAATAATTTCGAGTCGCTCGAAGAGCTGGAGCAGATCGAGGGAAACTATTTCAAGATGGATTTCTTCGTGGCCGGCTCGCTTGCTCTGTTTACTGTCTGGGTTTTCATGGCGGAGAAGAGTTTCGGCTGGACCCTGCTGCTCGGCGGGATGGCCATCCTGTTTTTTATCCGCGGAGTGCGCAACTGGAAGGGAAAAACCCTTCCAGCGCAGGCGACCCGCAGCGAATCCAGGCCGAAGGACGAATCCTGAATGCCTGCGCGGCGCGATAAGGTGCACCGGCTGATCACCCTGACTACCGATTTCGGTACCAGGGATGGCTACGTGGGCGCGATGAAGGGGGTGATCCTCGGTATCGCCCCCGGCGCGCGGCTCGTGGATGTGACCCACGATATTGATCACGGGCGGATCCGGCAGGCCTCGTTCCTGCTGGACAACGTGCTCGATTTCTATCCCGACGGGACGATCCATCTGGTGGTGGTCGACCCGACGGTGGGCAGCAAAAGACGCGCGCTGATTGTCGTTTCCGGCAACTGCGTGCTGGTGGGACCGGACAACGGCGTGTTCGAGCCGGTGTATCTCAGAGACAAGCTCTGGAGCTGCTATGAGATTGCCGAGAGCCGCTACATGCTGCCGGAAATAAGCCGCTCTTTCCACGGCCGCGATATTTTCGCTCCGGCAGCCGCGCACCTGGCCGCCGGGATTGCCCCGCAGAAATTCGGCCCGCCGGTGGATAACCCGGTCCGCCAGACTGGAACCCGGAGAAAGTTGATCGGCGAAGACCGGATAACGGGCAACGTGGTCCACACCGACAGGTTCGGCAACCTGATTACCGATATCACGGCCGCCGAACTGGATTCGCTGGAGTTCGACAGGAGCAGCCTGAGAGTTACGATCTGCGGCAAAAAGATCGACGGGCTCAGCAGCCATTACGCCCAGGCCGGGCGCGGCGAGCTGCTGGCGCTGCTGGGCGGCACCGGCAGACTCGAGGTGGCGGCCAACCTGGAAAGCGCAGCGGCCAAGCTGGGAACGATATCGGCCTACGCGGTAGTGACCATTACCAGGCAGTGAGGGCGGCACTAATATATTGACAGCGGGCGGAGAGAACATATCTTTATTGCGTTATTGGCCTCGTTGTTCCCGTTGCGGCGCGGCCGAAAAGCAGTTCCGGCTGTAACAAAACCCCACCTGTTTGCGCTTAAGATATTAAAGTTGAGTTTTCTGACGAGTTTTACCGCGCAAGGGCCGGATCGCCGGCTGCGTCGAATCAAAACAAATTTGCTAATGCTTGAAGTGTCCGGACCGGTGGGAGCCGATACGGGCGCTGAGGCTTCCGTTCCGGGGGCGGGGCCGGCATCCGAACTGGATTCAGGAGGTAGAGGCCTGATGGCTACCAGCCCGAAAGAAATATTCAATCGCCCGGTCGACACGACCTACATGGGCGCTCCGATCAACAACATGACCAAAGGCCTGCCCAAGGAAGTGGAATCGATCTGCCCCGAACCCGGCTGCATGAAAATCATCATGGCCAGGATGTTCGATGAAGACGGCAAGGTCTGGATGGAGAAAACCTGCCCGGACCACGGCTATGTCAAGGACCTGTACTGGTCGGACGTGGATTTATTCCTCAAGGCCGAAAAATGGGAGTTCGGCGACGGGAAGGGTCTGATGAACCCGATGAGCGAATGCTCCACCTGTCCCGATGACTGCGGAATCTGCAACCAGCACACCAGCCACACCTCCCTCGGCAATATCGACCTGACCAACCGCTGCAACCTGAACTGCCCGATCTGTTTCGCCAACGCGAACAGGCTGGGCAGGATCTACGAGCCCAGCAAGGAAGAGATTATGGATATGCTGAGGCTCTACCAAACCGAGCAGCCGGTCAGCGGACGGATGGTGCAGTTCTCCGGCGGCGAGCCCACCATTCACCCCGATTTCCTCGATATCCTCCGGGGAGCCAGCGAACTCGGATTCAGCCACATCCAGGTGGCCTCCAACGGAATCAAGTTCGCCGACGAGGATTTCACCATGCGCGCGGCCGAGGCCGGACTGCACACGATCTACCTCCAGTTCGACGGGGTGGAGGACAGGATTTACGAGCAGACCCGCGGCCGGGCGCTGATGAAGTACAAGGAGCGCACGATCGAAGCAGTGCGCAAGGCAGGGATCAAGATCGTGTTCGTGCCCACTATCGCCGCCGGGATCAACGAAGACCAGGTGGGTCCGATCCTGCAGTACGCCCTGGACAATATCGACGTGCTCAGCGCGATCTCCTACCAGCCGGTGAGCCTGACCGGCCGGCTGAACTGCGAGGATCGCCAGAAACTGCGCTACACCCTCCCCGACCTGGCACGCAACGTGATGGAGCAGACCGGGTACGTCACCATGGACGACTGGTATCCCCTGAGTTTCACCAGCCCGGTCAGCAAGATTATCAGCGCTCTGCGCGGAGCGGAGACTGTCCATATCAGCTGCCATCCCCACTGCTCGCTCGGAACCTATCTCTTTATCGAGCAGGGCACCAACCGTCCGGTACCGCTCACGCAGTTTGTCGACGTGGAGGGGATGTTCACCGAACTGAACTATCTGGCGGCCAAAACCCGCAGCAGCCGGTTCAAACAGTTCGCGCAGATGAATGCTTTCTACAAGATCCAGAAGTACTTCGACAAGAAAAAAGCGCCGAAAGGCATGGGCTTCACCAAGTTCCTGCAGACGCTCGACGGTTTTTTCGACAAGAATGCCGGCCGCGGAAAAAAAGACGGCACTTACACCAACAAAACCCTGCTGGTTGCCGGTATGCATTTCATGGACTCCTACAACTACGAGTTGGAACGGGTGCGCCGCTGCGTGGTTCACTACAGCACGCCGGCCGGGAAAATTATCCCGTTCTGCAGCTACAACGGAGGCCATTGCCACCGCAACGCGATCGAGGAAGAGTACTCGATTACGCTCGAGGAGTACAAGCAGCGGCGAAGGGAGGCTGCGCAGAATTAGCGCGGCTGAGTTAATTGCGCCGGCTGATTTGCAAGCGGAGATAGCAGCCTATCTCCGCTTTCCAATTAAGGTCCCGGTCCGGTCCGTCCCCGCGCAAAGGGTGCGGGAAACCAGGGGAGTACCATCTTGTGGGAGTCGGTCAAAAAGGCGATCGGCGATAACGGGAAGTTTCTGCTCTGTACGCACAGGGACCCCGATGCGGACGGGATCGGCAGCGAACTGGCGCTGTGGCGGGCGCTGGAGCAGATGGGCAAGCAGTGCGTAGTACTCAACCCGGACAGCCTGCCTGCTGCGCTCGATTTCCTCGACCCCGGCGGAGTCGTGCGCGGCTTCGACAAAACCGGGCCGGAGGAAAGCTGTCGCCTGCTGGACGAGACCGAAGTGATTTTTTTCCTCGACGCCTCCCAGTGGGGGAGGCTGCGGCCGATGGACGGCGAAGTGATGGCCAGAGCCGGCAAGGTGCTCTGCATCGACCATCACCCCGCCGATGAAGCGCTGACCCCCGGCTCGGTGATCAGGGACAGCTACTCAAGCACCGGAGAGCTGGTCTATGACCTGCTGAAGGACCTCGGCCACCCGCTGGACGGCGCGATAGCATTCAGCCTGTATACGGCCCTGGTCAAGGACACCGGCAGTTTCCGCTTCGAGAACACCGCCGGCCCGGTGTTCCGCATGGCCACGGAGCTGAGCGCGTTCGACGAAGTCAGACCCAACTACGTTTACGGCCTCCTGTTCGAACGAAGTTCGATCGCCGGTGTAAAAGCGTTGGGAAAAGTGTTGAATACACTCGGCCTGGCCTACGACAACCGGCTGGCGCATATCAGCCTGACAGCTGAAATAATGGAGCAGACCGGGGCCACCCTGGAGGAGACCGAGACTTTTGTCGATGTTATCCGCGCGCTGGACCCGGTGGAACTGTGTATCTATTTCCGGGAGCTGGACGGTGGACGGATCAAGGTGAGTTTCAGGAGCAAATCGGCCGGGATCAATGTCAACACCCTGGCCGAGAAATTCGGCGGCGGCGGACATCTCCGGGCCAGCGGCGCGGTGATCGAGGGCGCGCTGGAGGTGGTTGTCGCCCGGGTCGTCGAGGCAGCCGCCGAGTGTTTCGAGAACAGGGCAGAAGTTTGAGGGCGTGAAAATCAGGCGGACACGTCCTCGGTTAACGCACCACAGGACGGGATAAATGGCGATAAATATCGGGATCGATCTCGGCAGCGTCAGCGTTAAAGCGGCGCTGTATTCGACAGATAAATCAGACCACCGGTTTTTCTCTTCTCTCGCGGACAACTCCCTTTTCCAGCGGGTGGTGACCATTACCCACCCTTTCACCGGTGAAAGCTGCCATCTGGCGATCACGAATTACGCCAGGATTGCCGGTAACCCCATGCAGCAGGCGAAATCCCTGCTGGAAAAACTCGAGGAGCTTGTCGGCAGGCAGAACCTGGGCGAGGTGGTCGCCACCGGCTGCGGAGCCGGTCTGCTCAAAGACGAATACGGGGTGCTGATCCAGAACGAGTTCGCCTGTCTGGCCCGGGCCGTGGAGCTGATGCTTCCCGAGGTCCGGACCGTGTTCGAGATGGGCGGCGAGAACTCCAAGTATCTGCTCTTCGAGAAAGACGAAGCCGGCGGCGGCCTGGGGATTGTCGACTACCAGACCAACGGTGACTGCGCCGCCGGCACCGGCGGGTTCCTGGACCAGCAGGCCGGACGGCTACGGTTCAAGGTCGAGGAGATCGGCGATATCGTGCTGGCCACCGGCCGCGCCCCCAAGATCGCGGGCCGCTGCTCGGTGTTCGCCAAGAGCGATATGATCCACGCCCAGCAGAAAGGGTTCACTCCCGAGGAAATCCTCAAGGGCCTCTGCGAATCGGTCGCCCGCAACTTCAAGGGCGCGATCACCAAAGGCAAAACTGTCGAGCCGCGGGTTGCGTTCGTGGGCGGCGTGGCCGCCAACCGCGGCGTGGTCCAGGCGCTGGAGAATGTGTTCGGCTGGGAAGAGAACACGCTGGTGATCCCGGAAAACTACGCCTCCTTCGGCGCGATCGGCGCGGCTGTGCATGCCGAGGGAATCAGGCGAGGCGAGGACTGGAAAGGCACCGGGTTCAGCCTGGACAGGCAGAACGGTAAACGGCGCGAGTTCCCGCACGGCAGCCGGCTTTCGATGGAGAACGTGGTCCTGCTGCGCGACCGGATGGCCGCGCTGGACCCCGCTGAAATTCTCGAGCAGCGCGAGGCGTTCCTGGGAATCGATATCGGTTCGGTCAGCACCAACCTGGTGTTGATCGACACCGAATGCAATGTCCTGCGCGAAATCTACACCAACACTGAAAGCCGCCCGATCGAGGCGGTGGGACGCGGCCTGCGCGAGATCGAAACCGAACTCGGCGACAAGATTGTCATCCGCGGCGTGGGCACTACCGGCTCGGGCCGCGAGCTGATCGGCGAGCTGGTGGGCGCCGACACGGTCAACGACGAGATCACGGCCCACAAGACCGGCGCGAGTTTCGTGGATCACAATATCCTGGACCTCGGCGTGGACACCATCTTCGAGATCGGCGGCCAGGACAGCAAGTATATCAGTCTCGAAAAAGGCGTGGTTGTCGATTTCGCGATGAACGAGGCCTGCGCCGCCGGCACCGGGAGTTTCCTGGAGGAACGGGCCAAGGAACTGGGTATCCGGATCAAGGACGAGTTTGCCGAGATCGCCCTGGGCAGCGAAAACCCCCTTCGCCTGGGAGAACGCTGCACGGTGTTCATGGAGCGCGATGTCAACAGCTACCTTCAGCGCGGGGCTGAGCTCCAGCGCGTGGTCGCCGGACTGGCCTACTCGGTGGCGACCAACTACATCAACCGGGTCGTGCGCGGCCGCAAGATTGGCGAGGTACTCTTCTTCCAGGGCGGCACCGCCTACAACGACTCGGTGGCCGCCGCGCTAAGCTCGATCCTGGGCAAGCGGGTGATCGTGCCGCCGCTCAACGGGGTGATGGGCGCGCTGGGCGAGGCCCTGCTGGCCCGCCAGAAGATGCTCAAGAGCAGCGAGCGCAGCCGGTTCCGCGGATTCAATCTCGACCAGGTCGATTACAAGATCCGCGAGTTCACCTGCAACGCCTGCACCAACTACTGCCAGATGCAGGAATTCACGGTGGAGGGCGAGCGCACCTACTGGGGCGACAAGTGCAGCGAACGCTACCGCAAGGCTGTCAAGGCCGAGCGCCAGCCGGTGATCGAGGACCTGATCGATTTCCGCGCCAAGCTGCTGGTGGAGGACTATGACCCCGGCGCGGGCAAAGGCCCCGTGGTGGGTATTCCGTTCTGCATGTCGTTCTACGAGTGGATGCCGTTCTGGCTGCGGTTCTTCGGCGAACTGGACGTCAAGGTCCTGCTCTCCGAACCGACCACCAACCAGATCGCCAACCTCGGCCTGGAATGCGTGGTCAGCGAACCCTGTTTCCCGATCCAGGTGGCCCACGGCCACGTGCGCTGGCTGATCGACCAGGGGGTAGACCGCCTGTTTGTCCCGAACAACATCTCCGCCCCCGGCGGCGACCCCATGCGGCCCTCGTTCTTCTGCCCCTGGAACCAGACCCTGCCCTTCGTGGTCCGCGCCGCGCCGATTATCTCCGAGTATGCGGACAGGATCATGATGCCCACGCTGTGGTTCAACCAGGGCGAGGAAGCGGTTGCGAAATCGCTGTATGACTCGCTGAAAGAGGCGGGCTTGAAACACAGGCTGAAAGACATCAGAGGCGCCGTGTCGAAAGCTTTCGCGGTCCAGACCGCTTTCGGCCGCAGTCTCCACGAAGCCGGAGCGCGCGCGATGGCGGTGCTGAACAGCCACAAGGAGCATGGCATCCTGCTGCTGGGCCGCCCGTACAATATCTACGACAAGGGCATCAACCTCGAAATCGCCACCAAACTGCGCAATTACTACGGCGTCAACGTGATCGGCCTCGATTTCCTCAATATCGACGGCGTGGATATCAACGACATTCACGAGAACATGTTCTGGGGCTATGGCGAGAAGATCCTGGCAGCGGCGCGTTCGGTTCGTGACAAGCCCAAGCTCCATATCATCTATATCACCAACTTCAATTGCGGCCCCGATTCCTATATCAAGCATTTCGTGACCAAGGCCAGCGGCAGGCCGTACCTGAGCTTGCAGTTCGACGAGCATAACAACGACGCCGGGATGCTTACCCGCTGCGAGGCTTACCTGGACAGCAAGGGAGTGTTGAGACGATGGGGAACGACAGAGCAGGAAATGGCGGAAGCAGGAAATCTTTAAAGGGCCGCATCCTTTACGTACCCCAGATGAGCTTCGGCGGGGCGATGGCGTTTGCCGCCGCCTTCCGCAGCGTGGGGATAAATGCGAAAATCAGCCCGGACAGCGACGCACGCACTCTGGAACTGGGCAGGCGTTACACCAGCGGCGAGGAATGCCTCCCCGCCCCGGTGATGCTGGGCAATTTCCTCAAGCTTACCGAGCAGCCCGATTTCGAGCCGGCGAAGACGGCGTTTTTCATGCCCACGGCCGACGGGCCCTGCCGGTTCGGCCAGTACGCGCCATATATCAAGAAAATCCTGGGCGAGATAGGCCTGGACGACGTGCTCGTGTTCAGCCCCACCAGCAGCGATGGTTACGATGGCATGGGCGAGCATGGCAACAAATTGATGCGCAACGCTCTGCGCGGATTGATCTGCGCCGATATCCTGCGTAAAATGACCCACAAGACCCGGCCTTACGAAATCAACCAGGGAGATACGGACAAGGTTCACACCGAATCGCTCAGGCGGGTCGAAAAAGTGCTGGAAGTCGAGGAGACCGACACCGGGGAGCGGATGGACAAGCTGGTCGAGGCGATGACTGTCTCGCGCGACCAGTACCGTGCTATCCCGGCCCGGTTCAACCGCCGCCGTCCGCTGATCGGCGTGGTCGGCGAGATTTTCTGCCGCCTGACCCCGTTTACCAACGATTTCCTGATCAACAAGATCGAGGAATTCGGCGGCGAATGCACCCTGTCCCATATTGTCGAGTGGGTCTGGTACTCCAATACACAGCAGCAGAAACTTCTGAGCCAGAGCGGACAGCGCTTCACGGTCAAGATGCTGGGCGCGAAGATCAAGAACTGGATCCAGCAGAAAGACGAGCACGCGCTCTACGCGCCCTACCACGACGATTTCAAGGGCTACGAGGAGCCGGAAATCCATAAAATCCTCAACTACTCCCAGCCTTACCTTCCCCACCAGGGAGCGCTGGGCGAGATGACTCTCTCGGTCGGTAAAGCCGTCTCCCACTACCACCAGGGCTGCGACGGTGTGGTGGATATCAGCCCGTTCACCTGCATGAACGGGATTGTCACCGAGGCGATCTACCCGGTGGTGAGCGCGCAGATGGACAATATGCCGATCCGCAATTTCTTTTTCGACGGCAGCCAGTACGACGTGGACCGCGACGTGGGGATTTTCATGGAACTGGCCCGCAGCTATCAGCAGCGCAAACGGACCGAGAGGGTGTTTCCCGACCACTTCCCGGTCGAAACCGCGGCAGCGGTCTAGAGCGGGCACCGATCAAGACGGCAACAAACAAGCGCCCCGCAGGGTACTGACTCTGCGGGGCGTTTTGCACCCCCCGTTCAATTGATCCGGCTTTCCGGGCAAAATTGCGCCAGCCTGTCAATTGCATGATTTCACAGGCCCGAAAGTGGATTCCGGCTTCAGTCTTTCCTCTTGCCCTTAGCAGACGGATTGAATAACTTATTTAATCGTTCAACTTACCGTATTTTCTCGACTTGCGGCGGAGCCAGGTCCGATGCCACAAAAGGAAACCGGCCAGCATGTGATCCGTCACCGCTCGGTGTTCACACTGCCCACCCGGCTCAGTTTCTGGTCGCTGGTGCTGCTGACCGCGGTGTTTTTCGTCATGCTGCTGGGCTATTTTCTTTATACCCAGAGCCTTGTCCGCGACCTGGAACGCGACGAGTACGTGCTCAGCAAGGCTGTCGCCCAGTTCATGGTCAACGCGTTCGACATGCGCACCGGCCTGGAAGACCAGGAGCTGGTCAATATTTTCGTCCAGTACGGCAACGACACCGACGTCCTGCGGGAGCTGGTGGGCGAGTTCGACAACCCGCTGGCGATCACTGATTCCACCGGTACGCCCGTGATGTGGAAATCCATCGGCGTGCCGGAGGATATCAACACCAGGGACCCCGAGGTGCTGGCCCGGATCAAGGCGACGATTCAGAACATGGACCGCCAGAACCCGCCGATGAGGATCCTCA encodes:
- a CDS encoding radical SAM protein; its protein translation is MLEVSGPVGADTGAEASVPGAGPASELDSGGRGLMATSPKEIFNRPVDTTYMGAPINNMTKGLPKEVESICPEPGCMKIIMARMFDEDGKVWMEKTCPDHGYVKDLYWSDVDLFLKAEKWEFGDGKGLMNPMSECSTCPDDCGICNQHTSHTSLGNIDLTNRCNLNCPICFANANRLGRIYEPSKEEIMDMLRLYQTEQPVSGRMVQFSGGEPTIHPDFLDILRGASELGFSHIQVASNGIKFADEDFTMRAAEAGLHTIYLQFDGVEDRIYEQTRGRALMKYKERTIEAVRKAGIKIVFVPTIAAGINEDQVGPILQYALDNIDVLSAISYQPVSLTGRLNCEDRQKLRYTLPDLARNVMEQTGYVTMDDWYPLSFTSPVSKIISALRGAETVHISCHPHCSLGTYLFIEQGTNRPVPLTQFVDVEGMFTELNYLAAKTRSSRFKQFAQMNAFYKIQKYFDKKKAPKGMGFTKFLQTLDGFFDKNAGRGKKDGTYTNKTLLVAGMHFMDSYNYELERVRRCVVHYSTPAGKIIPFCSYNGGHCHRNAIEEEYSITLEEYKQRRREAAQN
- a CDS encoding bifunctional oligoribonuclease/PAP phosphatase NrnA — protein: MWESVKKAIGDNGKFLLCTHRDPDADGIGSELALWRALEQMGKQCVVLNPDSLPAALDFLDPGGVVRGFDKTGPEESCRLLDETEVIFFLDASQWGRLRPMDGEVMARAGKVLCIDHHPADEALTPGSVIRDSYSSTGELVYDLLKDLGHPLDGAIAFSLYTALVKDTGSFRFENTAGPVFRMATELSAFDEVRPNYVYGLLFERSSIAGVKALGKVLNTLGLAYDNRLAHISLTAEIMEQTGATLEETETFVDVIRALDPVELCIYFRELDGGRIKVSFRSKSAGINVNTLAEKFGGGGHLRASGAVIEGALEVVVARVVEAAAECFENRAEV